A window from Micromonospora terminaliae encodes these proteins:
- a CDS encoding SRPBCC family protein, with translation MILVERSAHVMAPVETVWDVVQRAEQLPAWLAGVRAAEVLSGEGFGRRQLVQAGRGAAHEAEVIAYQEPTLIGWRERAKGAGARAEARTEIYVQLTPDEEEGGTVVRLIVVRWPAGPVKAALLRLGLRRVGADLEDSLARLTDLAAVG, from the coding sequence ATGATCCTCGTGGAGCGCAGTGCGCACGTGATGGCGCCGGTGGAAACGGTCTGGGACGTCGTACAGCGGGCCGAGCAGTTGCCGGCCTGGCTGGCGGGGGTCCGCGCGGCCGAGGTCCTGTCCGGGGAGGGCTTCGGCCGGCGACAACTGGTGCAGGCCGGGCGTGGCGCGGCGCACGAGGCCGAGGTGATCGCCTATCAGGAGCCGACCCTGATCGGCTGGCGCGAACGGGCCAAGGGGGCCGGCGCGCGGGCCGAGGCGCGCACCGAGATCTACGTGCAGCTGACCCCGGACGAGGAGGAGGGCGGGACGGTCGTGCGGCTCATCGTCGTGCGGTGGCCCGCCGGCCCCGTCAAGGCCGCCCTGCTCCGGCTCGGCCTGCGCCGGGTCGGCGCCGATCTGGAGGACTCGCTGGCCCGGCTCACCGACCTGGCCGCCGTCGGCTGA
- a CDS encoding GH1 family beta-glucosidase, with amino-acid sequence MTSAPMPEFPAGFRWGVSTSAYQIEGAVAADGRGPSIWDTFAHSPGRIVDGSTGDEACDHYHRYAEDVGLLAGLGVSAYRFSVAWPRVQPTGTGAANPAGLDFYDRLVDALLAAGVDPVATLFHWDLPQALEDTGGWLNRDTAHRFAEYADLAAARLGDRVKLWITLNEPFVHMSLGHGMGVHAPGKTLLFDAFPVAHHQLLGHGLAVSALRARSTSPVAIANNYSPVRLAGDTDADRAAGAAYDALQNRLFTDPLLGRGYPEEPGFDPGVVRAGDLDVIAAPIDVLGVNYYNPTGIRAPADEDSPLPFEIVPLTGYPRTAFDWPVVPDGLRELLVQLHQRYGDALPPIQITESGCAYDDVPDADGSVPDPDRIAYLDGHVRAVREAMAEGVPVTGYFVWSLLDNWEWAEGFTKRFGLVHVDYATQRRTPKSSYAWFRDLIRR; translated from the coding sequence ATGACGAGCGCGCCGATGCCCGAGTTCCCCGCCGGCTTCCGCTGGGGGGTGTCCACGTCCGCGTACCAGATCGAGGGGGCGGTCGCCGCCGACGGCCGCGGGCCGTCCATCTGGGACACCTTCGCCCACTCCCCCGGCCGGATCGTCGACGGCAGCACGGGCGACGAGGCGTGCGACCACTATCACCGCTACGCCGAGGACGTCGGGCTGCTGGCCGGGCTCGGGGTGTCGGCGTACCGGTTCTCCGTGGCGTGGCCCCGGGTGCAGCCCACCGGCACGGGCGCGGCGAACCCGGCCGGGCTGGACTTCTACGACCGGCTGGTGGACGCGCTGCTCGCCGCCGGTGTGGACCCGGTGGCCACCCTGTTCCACTGGGACCTGCCACAGGCCCTGGAGGACACCGGAGGCTGGCTGAACCGGGACACGGCCCACCGCTTCGCCGAGTACGCCGACCTGGCCGCCGCCCGGCTCGGCGACCGGGTGAAGCTCTGGATCACGCTCAACGAGCCGTTCGTCCACATGAGCCTCGGGCACGGCATGGGCGTGCACGCACCCGGCAAGACGCTGCTCTTCGACGCCTTCCCGGTGGCCCACCACCAGCTTCTCGGGCACGGCCTCGCCGTCTCCGCGCTGCGCGCCCGCAGCACCAGCCCGGTGGCCATCGCCAACAACTACTCCCCGGTGCGGCTGGCCGGGGACACCGACGCCGACCGGGCCGCCGGGGCGGCGTACGACGCCCTGCAGAACCGGCTCTTCACCGACCCGCTGCTCGGCCGCGGCTACCCCGAGGAGCCCGGCTTCGACCCGGGCGTGGTCCGCGCCGGCGACCTCGACGTGATCGCCGCCCCGATCGACGTGCTCGGCGTGAACTACTACAACCCGACCGGCATCCGCGCGCCCGCCGACGAGGACTCGCCACTGCCGTTCGAGATCGTGCCGCTGACCGGATACCCGCGCACCGCCTTCGACTGGCCGGTGGTCCCGGACGGGCTGCGCGAGCTGCTCGTCCAGCTCCACCAGCGGTACGGGGACGCCCTGCCACCGATCCAGATCACCGAGAGCGGCTGCGCGTACGACGACGTGCCGGACGCCGACGGCTCGGTGCCCGACCCGGACCGGATCGCGTACCTGGACGGGCACGTGCGGGCGGTGCGCGAGGCGATGGCCGAAGGGGTGCCGGTGACCGGGTACTTCGTCTGGTCGCTGCTGGACAACTGGGAGTGGGCCGAGGGCTTCACGAAGCGGTTCGGCCTGGTGCACGTCGACTACGCCACCCAGCGGCGCACCCCGAAGTCGTCGTACGCCTGGTTCCGGGACCTGATCCGGCGATGA
- a CDS encoding MFS transporter: MTTVNPTPASLPAALAEPTVPVRRSWIALIFAANLGVWMAFFTPIQVLLPQQVERIAPADKEAMLAVVTGLGALAAVLANPLAGALSDRTSLRLANRHLGRRHVWTATGAVVGAFALVVLARQNTIAGVAVAWVAAQVCFNAMLASLTAAIPDRVPVAQRGGVSGWVGIPQALGLVVGAVLVTAVVTGNAAGYAAIALAVLLLSLPFALLTQDDPLPREHRSPLRARALLASMWISPRRHPDFAWAWFTRFLVQTGNALGTLYLLYFLSDGVRVADPEGALLVLILLYTLGMMLTAVVAGRLSDRSGRRKVFVIVSGLIMAVAAVLLAVAPIWPMAIVAALLLGAGYGVYLAVDAALITQVLPAATDRAKDLGVINIANSAPQVLGPALSAPIVVHLGGYPTLYAVTAVVTLVGSVLVLKIKAVP, encoded by the coding sequence ATGACCACCGTCAACCCGACGCCGGCCTCGCTGCCGGCGGCGCTCGCCGAGCCGACCGTGCCGGTGCGGCGGAGCTGGATCGCGCTGATCTTCGCGGCCAACCTGGGCGTCTGGATGGCGTTCTTCACCCCCATCCAGGTGCTGCTGCCGCAGCAGGTGGAGCGGATCGCGCCGGCCGACAAGGAGGCCATGCTGGCGGTGGTCACCGGCCTGGGCGCGCTCGCCGCCGTGCTGGCGAACCCCCTGGCGGGAGCGCTGTCCGACCGGACCTCGCTGCGCCTGGCCAACCGGCACCTGGGCCGCCGGCACGTCTGGACCGCCACGGGCGCGGTGGTCGGTGCGTTCGCCCTCGTGGTGCTGGCCCGGCAGAACACGATCGCCGGGGTGGCCGTGGCCTGGGTCGCCGCCCAGGTCTGCTTCAACGCCATGCTGGCCAGCCTCACCGCCGCCATCCCCGACCGGGTGCCGGTGGCGCAGCGCGGCGGCGTCTCCGGCTGGGTGGGCATCCCGCAGGCGCTCGGCCTGGTGGTCGGCGCGGTGCTGGTCACCGCCGTGGTCACCGGCAACGCCGCCGGGTACGCCGCCATCGCGCTCGCGGTGCTGCTGCTGTCGCTGCCGTTCGCGCTGCTCACCCAGGACGACCCGCTGCCCCGGGAGCACCGGTCGCCGCTGCGGGCGCGGGCGCTGCTCGCCTCGATGTGGATCAGCCCGCGCCGGCACCCCGACTTCGCCTGGGCGTGGTTCACCCGGTTCCTGGTGCAGACCGGCAACGCGCTGGGCACGCTCTACCTGCTCTACTTCCTCAGCGACGGGGTGCGGGTGGCCGACCCCGAGGGCGCCCTGCTCGTGCTGATCCTGCTCTACACCCTCGGCATGATGCTCACCGCCGTCGTGGCCGGGCGGCTCTCCGACCGGTCGGGCCGGCGCAAGGTGTTCGTGATCGTCTCCGGGCTGATCATGGCGGTGGCGGCGGTGCTGCTCGCGGTGGCGCCGATCTGGCCCATGGCGATCGTCGCCGCGCTGCTGCTCGGCGCCGGCTACGGGGTCTACCTGGCGGTGGACGCCGCGCTCATCACGCAGGTGCTGCCGGCCGCCACCGACCGGGCCAAGGACCTCGGCGTGATCAACATCGCCAATTCGGCGCCGCA